A section of the Larus michahellis chromosome 1, bLarMic1.1, whole genome shotgun sequence genome encodes:
- the CCDC59 gene encoding thyroid transcription factor 1-associated protein 26 — MAAARRGGTGPAGENGRAAARGPRRKRVWRPVWQRGVVGSVQEGRGFAFRRKQKVERQYRKLLKKRRKVHSQQDDQFTDTYPEHLKHLYLAEEEKMLKKRRRPPDDSVLSEEKLNKAVESVTTEGKFKRKTSNQKAKEEYEKIKAERARKKEEAEKRKQQREEAQRLYKQKKMEAYKILCKKTKKGQPNLNLQMEFLLQKIQQNT; from the exons atggcggcggcgcggcgcggcgggacgGGACCGGCGGGGGAAAATGGGCGCGCTGCGGCCCGCGGTCCCCGCCGAAAGCGGGTGTGGAGGCCCGTCTGGCAGCGCGGCGTCGTAGGCAGCGTCCAGGAGG GACGAGGATTTGCATTTCGGAGAAAACAAAAGGTTGAGAGGCAATACAGGAAATtattgaaaaagagaagaaaggtcCATTCACAACAGGATGATCAGTTTACTGATACCTATCCAGAGCACTTGAAACATCTTTACCTAGCCgaggaagaaaaaatgcttaaGAAACGTCGCAGGCCTCCAGATGATTCagttttatcagaagaaaaactTAATAAAGCAGTAGA GTCAGTTACTACTGAAGGgaaatttaagaggaaaacatcCAATCAGAAGGCAAAAGAAGAGTATGAGAAAATAAAGGCTGAGCGTGCCAGGAAGAAAGAG gaagcagaaaaaagaaaacaacaaagagaagAAGCTCAACGGTtgtacaaacaaaagaaaatggaagccTATAAAATATTGtgtaagaagacaaaaaaaggacAGCCAAATCTAAACTTACAGATGGAgtttcttcttcagaaaatacagcaaaatacatAA